A window from Methanocalculus alkaliphilus encodes these proteins:
- a CDS encoding hybrid sensor histidine kinase/response regulator has product MPGTDDDLREMLLVTFRDEADEHLSAITEELIALERGEGIDPDLAESVYRRTHSLKGAARAISLREIESVCQHLETALSAVRNGSFTPDAAGYDLFHRAVHLIRSILAGEKESPVAIIRELRAIKGEKPVIPEKRQAATPNRSEPPRLRETGTVRIANETLDRLITGSDELLTTRLSMGHRMRELDAMMIRFSLWQWTHVQVATDLRRIEELLRSDRDMIYEDWVALDRILKFQKKNREFIDSLRHDLTTHIQENARNLHILESSTQVIADTIHDAVLLPVSHILATFPGFIREVAGSSGKQVDFAVDGGEIEIDRRLLEALKDPLTHLIRNAIDHGIEHPGTRVSKGKSPKGRIHIRVVPLAGSRVGIDISDDGKGIDPGAIRRSAIEKGLLTEEEAHNLSDDESIRLVFRSGLSTSHDVTELSGRGLGLAIVEDAATRLGGDVTITSISGQNTCVRMYLPVRLSNFRGVVVSAGRRKYVIPMQQVRQVIRMKPGAEEVRIGDDLIRLIALERGLGVKLPPMKIDPNHPVPVVLLASGAGKLGIYVDEVIRVQEIVVRSLGSQLRHVRRIAGAGILDDGSVALVIDPLDLIISTLPRGEGRGGRLEPATGRVLVVEDSVTSREFLRAILEDAGYFVECAYDGADALQRLKQEEFDIVISDVDMPRVNGFALTEAIRSSSHLSSLPVVLVTSLDSPGDQEYGIHLGADAYIIKSMFEKDAFLRVVRDVSRHEA; this is encoded by the coding sequence ATGCCGGGAACCGACGATGACCTCAGGGAGATGCTCCTTGTCACCTTCAGGGACGAGGCTGACGAGCATCTCTCCGCCATCACCGAGGAGCTGATCGCACTTGAGAGGGGGGAGGGGATCGACCCCGATCTCGCCGAGTCGGTCTACCGGAGGACACACAGCCTGAAGGGGGCCGCACGTGCCATATCGCTTCGGGAGATCGAGTCAGTCTGCCAGCATCTTGAGACGGCACTCTCGGCAGTCCGGAACGGGAGTTTCACCCCTGATGCCGCGGGATATGACCTCTTCCACCGTGCAGTTCACCTGATCCGATCGATCCTCGCCGGCGAGAAGGAGTCGCCGGTTGCCATCATCAGGGAACTCCGGGCAATAAAAGGGGAGAAACCAGTCATTCCGGAGAAGAGACAGGCTGCCACTCCGAACCGGAGTGAGCCGCCACGGCTGCGGGAGACCGGAACCGTCCGGATCGCAAACGAGACCCTTGACCGGCTCATCACCGGATCGGATGAACTCCTCACCACCCGCCTCTCAATGGGCCACAGGATGCGGGAGCTGGATGCGATGATGATCCGGTTCTCGCTCTGGCAATGGACCCATGTCCAGGTCGCCACCGATCTCCGCAGGATCGAGGAGCTCCTCAGAAGCGACAGGGACATGATATACGAGGACTGGGTCGCCCTTGACCGTATCCTGAAGTTCCAGAAGAAGAACCGGGAATTCATCGATTCGCTCAGGCATGATCTCACCACGCATATCCAGGAGAATGCCCGTAATCTCCATATCCTTGAATCAAGCACCCAGGTGATAGCAGATACCATTCATGATGCCGTCCTCCTTCCGGTCTCCCACATCCTTGCCACCTTCCCCGGCTTCATCAGGGAGGTTGCCGGATCCTCGGGGAAACAGGTCGATTTTGCCGTCGACGGGGGGGAGATCGAGATCGACCGCCGTCTCCTTGAGGCGCTGAAGGATCCTCTGACGCATCTCATCAGGAACGCCATCGATCACGGGATCGAGCATCCGGGAACCAGGGTTTCCAAAGGAAAAAGCCCGAAAGGAAGGATTCATATCCGGGTCGTCCCGCTTGCAGGCAGCAGGGTCGGCATCGACATCTCCGATGACGGGAAGGGGATCGATCCCGGTGCAATCAGGAGATCCGCAATAGAGAAGGGATTGCTGACGGAAGAAGAGGCGCACAATCTTTCTGACGATGAGAGCATACGCCTCGTCTTCCGCTCAGGCCTCTCGACCTCACACGATGTGACCGAGCTCTCGGGACGGGGGCTTGGCCTTGCGATCGTCGAGGATGCGGCAACCCGTCTTGGAGGAGATGTCACCATCACCTCAATATCCGGGCAGAACACCTGTGTCCGGATGTATCTCCCGGTCCGGCTCTCAAACTTCCGGGGTGTCGTCGTCTCTGCCGGGAGGAGGAAGTACGTCATCCCGATGCAGCAGGTCCGCCAGGTCATCAGGATGAAACCGGGAGCAGAGGAGGTCCGGATCGGTGATGATCTCATCAGGCTCATCGCCCTTGAACGGGGCCTCGGCGTGAAGCTCCCCCCCATGAAGATCGATCCAAACCACCCGGTTCCGGTCGTCCTTCTTGCATCCGGAGCGGGAAAACTTGGTATCTATGTCGATGAAGTGATCAGGGTCCAGGAGATCGTCGTCAGGTCGCTGGGAAGCCAGCTCCGCCATGTCCGGAGGATCGCCGGTGCCGGGATCCTCGATGACGGAAGTGTGGCACTCGTCATCGACCCGCTCGATCTGATCATCTCGACACTCCCGCGTGGAGAGGGGCGGGGAGGGAGACTGGAGCCTGCAACCGGCCGGGTTCTCGTCGTCGAGGACTCCGTCACCTCACGGGAGTTTCTCCGGGCAATCCTTGAAGATGCCGGGTATTTCGTCGAGTGCGCATACGATGGTGCAGACGCACTCCAAAGACTTAAACAGGAGGAGTTCGATATTGTGATATCCGATGTTGATATGCCACGGGTCAATGGATTCGCTCTCACCGAGGCGATCCGGAGCAGCTCACACCTGTCCTCCCTGCCCGTGGTTCTTGTGACATCACTCGACTCGCCAGGTGATCAGGAATATGGGATACATCTCGGTGCAGATGCCTACATTATCAAGAGTATGTTTGAAAAGGATGCATTTCTCAGGGTGGTCAGGGACGTGAGCAGGCATGAGGCATAA
- a CDS encoding methyl-accepting chemotaxis protein, translating into MVTFFSNMKVGTKILVICLLLAIIPTSLVGVVSYTSSAGVITQQIETRLQVQGNDMKGWTNDVYTLTRNKVDSDLNVLRQQFYQHGSPEIVDGKLTLVGPGGQRYIVNENFEIVDQVQELVGGAATVFQVYDDHAIRIATNVIGEDGQRAVGTRLTQDVFDYSVIGGETFYGSRDLFGIQYVTAYEPIKNSRGEVIGILFVGTKEEETLDVVRKSIRQTVIGENGYMKVIDGAGNVIVHPAYEGENWIDRPIVQTILTQKEGILYHTVDGNEIIDVYTYFEPLDWHIISRAYLADFTGPINTIRDTLVAVILASIIVGAVVAILFGRSISDPLQQVVLMIKELRNGHLSVRLGISRRDEIGIMAQTMDEFAEDLQTNIVGNIKRIANGEYVEEFAIQDERDEIRPAIKMMMDSLDHLHKETLKMTDAAWAGDLKVRGDERAFRGSYRRIIVGFNKTLERITEPVNEAMRLAGYYAAGDFTARFNPDIPVAGEFVAYRDALNTIGIELSRLMKLITEELYEGISVLSSASSEISAVTSHLSQESSQTVRIVDETSNSVEGVRIQTERANQKTRAVTEKAMKASFVSKDGQRSVQEILDGMNQIRRQMDVVGTNVIKLSEQSTAIGEIIATVTDISEQSNLLAVNASIEAAKAGDFGKGFAVVAHEIHNLAEQSKQATAHIRTILTDIQRGVSGTVVSVDRGSSSVEDTVRLTAEARQAIEVLATAIADSSNEAYEIADSISEQATGMDRISHAMEKIQEAARKNLENTQKAEKTAEDLHELGIRLKKITEQYHV; encoded by the coding sequence ATGGTAACGTTCTTCTCAAACATGAAGGTTGGAACAAAGATCCTCGTCATCTGCCTCCTCCTTGCGATCATCCCGACCTCGCTCGTCGGTGTCGTCTCCTACACAAGCTCGGCAGGCGTCATCACCCAGCAGATCGAGACACGGCTGCAGGTGCAGGGCAATGACATGAAAGGGTGGACGAACGATGTCTACACCCTCACACGAAACAAGGTTGACAGTGACTTAAATGTCCTGCGGCAGCAGTTCTACCAGCACGGCAGCCCCGAGATCGTCGATGGAAAGCTGACACTGGTCGGTCCCGGAGGCCAGCGGTACATCGTCAACGAGAACTTCGAGATCGTCGATCAGGTCCAGGAGCTCGTCGGTGGAGCAGCGACGGTCTTCCAGGTCTATGATGATCACGCCATCAGGATTGCAACAAACGTCATCGGCGAAGATGGTCAGCGTGCCGTCGGGACCCGCCTCACCCAGGATGTCTTCGATTATTCGGTCATCGGGGGGGAGACATTCTATGGTTCCCGTGATCTCTTCGGGATCCAGTATGTGACCGCATATGAGCCGATCAAAAACAGCCGTGGCGAGGTGATCGGGATCCTCTTCGTCGGGACAAAAGAGGAGGAGACCCTCGATGTCGTCAGGAAGAGTATCAGGCAGACCGTCATCGGCGAGAACGGGTACATGAAGGTCATCGACGGGGCAGGAAATGTCATCGTCCACCCGGCCTATGAAGGCGAGAACTGGATCGACCGGCCGATAGTCCAGACGATCCTCACCCAGAAGGAGGGGATCCTCTACCATACCGTCGACGGAAACGAGATCATCGATGTCTATACCTACTTTGAACCGCTCGACTGGCATATCATCTCAAGGGCATATCTCGCCGACTTCACCGGGCCGATCAATACCATCAGGGATACCCTCGTCGCCGTCATCCTCGCCTCGATCATCGTCGGTGCCGTCGTTGCGATCCTCTTTGGACGATCGATCTCTGATCCCCTCCAGCAGGTCGTCCTGATGATCAAAGAACTGAGAAACGGACACCTCTCGGTCCGTCTTGGTATCAGCAGGCGGGATGAGATCGGGATAATGGCACAGACGATGGATGAGTTTGCAGAAGACCTTCAGACAAATATCGTCGGCAATATCAAGCGGATCGCAAACGGGGAGTATGTCGAGGAGTTCGCCATCCAGGATGAACGCGACGAGATCAGGCCTGCCATTAAGATGATGATGGACTCCCTTGACCACCTCCATAAAGAGACCCTGAAGATGACCGATGCCGCCTGGGCCGGCGATCTCAAGGTCCGTGGCGATGAGAGGGCCTTCCGGGGGAGCTACCGGAGGATCATCGTCGGGTTCAACAAGACCCTTGAGCGGATCACCGAGCCGGTGAACGAGGCGATGCGGCTTGCCGGATACTATGCCGCAGGAGATTTCACCGCCAGATTCAACCCGGATATCCCGGTCGCAGGCGAATTCGTGGCATATCGGGATGCACTCAACACCATCGGCATCGAGCTCTCCCGGCTGATGAAGCTGATCACCGAGGAGCTATACGAAGGAATCTCCGTCCTCTCGTCGGCATCAAGCGAGATCTCCGCCGTCACCTCCCACCTCTCCCAGGAGAGTTCACAGACCGTCCGGATCGTCGATGAGACCTCAAACTCGGTCGAAGGGGTGCGTATCCAGACCGAGCGTGCCAACCAGAAGACGAGGGCTGTCACCGAAAAGGCGATGAAGGCGAGCTTTGTGAGCAAGGACGGACAGCGGTCGGTCCAGGAGATCCTCGATGGCATGAACCAGATCCGGCGACAGATGGATGTCGTTGGGACAAACGTCATCAAGCTCTCCGAACAGAGTACCGCCATCGGGGAGATCATCGCAACCGTCACCGACATCTCCGAACAGTCGAACCTCCTCGCCGTCAATGCCTCCATCGAGGCGGCGAAGGCAGGAGATTTCGGGAAGGGTTTTGCCGTCGTCGCACATGAGATCCATAATCTGGCTGAACAGTCAAAGCAGGCGACCGCACATATCAGGACGATCCTGACAGATATCCAGCGGGGCGTCTCCGGCACCGTCGTATCGGTGGACCGGGGATCCTCCTCGGTTGAGGATACCGTCCGGCTCACCGCAGAGGCACGGCAGGCGATCGAGGTTCTCGCAACTGCCATCGCCGACTCGTCCAACGAGGCATATGAGATTGCAGACTCCATCTCCGAGCAGGCAACCGGTATGGACCGTATCTCCCATGCGATGGAGAAGATCCAGGAGGCTGCACGGAAGAACCTTGAGAACACCCAGAAAGCCGAGAAGACCGCAGAAGATCTCCATGAACTCGGTATCCGGCTGAAGAAGATCACCGAACAGTACCACGTCTGA
- a CDS encoding chemotaxis protein CheW: MTEYLHFCVGTTGYALPLGRVRTTTRMVAVRENDTVIIYGEEIPVAGIGEETRQVKATDSLIITTLREDEIALIADRIEGIRPEEEASPGNLPGTRITGDGVIIIDDLSLIPLAYGALAPDDEETATLLRRRAPGLAETKVTDEAVAYPEILRFQLGYVEYAVGMQYVREVILTGEITPVPGVPAFITGISAVRGEIISFIDLRKFFGVPEYGLTDFNRVIILSDGKMTFGLLVDRIRGTSRLRRPLPDATTRTAIPRTHLIGVAGDVVIIDGKALLTDPGMVISDPERDI; the protein is encoded by the coding sequence ATGACAGAGTATCTTCACTTCTGTGTCGGCACGACAGGATATGCCCTCCCTCTTGGCCGTGTACGGACGACCACACGGATGGTTGCGGTCCGGGAGAACGACACCGTCATCATCTATGGCGAGGAGATCCCGGTCGCCGGTATCGGCGAAGAGACACGGCAGGTGAAGGCGACCGATTCTCTTATCATCACCACCCTCAGGGAGGATGAGATAGCACTCATCGCTGACCGGATCGAGGGGATCCGGCCGGAGGAGGAGGCATCACCGGGGAATCTTCCGGGAACCCGGATCACCGGGGATGGTGTCATCATCATCGATGATCTCTCCCTCATCCCGCTTGCATATGGAGCCCTGGCCCCGGATGATGAGGAGACGGCAACCCTCCTCAGGCGGAGGGCTCCGGGTCTCGCAGAGACGAAAGTGACGGATGAGGCCGTCGCGTACCCTGAGATCCTGAGGTTTCAGCTTGGGTATGTCGAGTATGCCGTCGGGATGCAGTATGTCCGTGAGGTGATCCTGACCGGTGAGATCACCCCGGTGCCCGGTGTACCGGCCTTCATCACCGGCATCTCCGCAGTCCGGGGAGAGATCATCTCATTCATCGATCTCCGGAAGTTCTTTGGTGTCCCCGAGTACGGGCTGACGGACTTTAACAGGGTCATCATCCTCTCGGACGGGAAGATGACCTTCGGCCTCCTCGTTGACCGGATCAGGGGGACATCACGGCTCAGACGCCCCCTCCCGGACGCGACAACGAGAACCGCCATCCCGCGGACGCATCTCATCGGAGTAGCCGGGGATGTGGTGATCATCGATGGAAAGGCACTTCTCACCGATCCGGGGATGGTAATCAGTGATCCAGAAAGAGATATCTAA